The window AAGAGGGCCGCCGCTTAAATCATGCGCACGATCTTTCTCTCCATCAGCCTGCTTTTTTTTGCCGCTGTCCCCGGTTTTTGTTCAGATGTGGTGAAGCCGCAGGAAACCAGAGATTCATCTTCCAACGGATATGTCAGTAAACCTGTCGCGGCCTTTGAGACTGTAACGACAAAGGGCGATCTTCTGTCCTCCCAGGCCCATGGAGCCAGGGCCCTTTTGATCAGCCTGTGGGGACTTAATTGCGGATCGTGCCTGGATGAAATGAAGGTCCTCGAGCCTTTCTACAGGGAGTTCAAGGACCAGGGTCTGAAGATCTGGGCGGTCAATACGGAAGATATCGGTGGGAAGGAGATTGAAGAGGGACTTCGTAACAAGGGGATTGAGGTCAGTTACGATCTGATCCCTGATCCGGGGCTGGAAATAACGAAACTTTTCACAAGCTGGTTCATTCCTGTAACTCTCATCGTTGACAGTGAAGGGATCGTACAATATTATAAAGTCGGATTTAATGAAGCTGATGTCGAAAAAATAAAGGCGATGGTGGGGTCTTTCCTTGTTCGGTAACTCCGCCTTTTATTATGTGATCCCCGGATGTATTACTTTTCACAAGCAAGGAAGCAGGAAGATATGATTCGTTTCCAAAATAAAAAAACTGTCAACCGGATTATCCTGAAGTTGTTCATTTCCTTGACGTTCTCAGTGTCTTTTTTGATCCCATCATTGATCCCGGTAAACGTACTCGCGGATGGCCCCGCGGTTAATGCCAAGGCCGGGAAGGTTGTGGCCGGTTTCACCATAAAGCCCGAAGGACCGGATGGGAACCGTTACCTGGGTTCGGAAGGGTGCATTCCGTGTCACGAGAGTGAGTACAAGGGGTGGACCAAGACCTTTCACAGCACCGCTGTGCAGGATGCCAAGGCAGATCCCGATGCCATTCTGGCCGATTTTTCCCAGGGAGAGCTGCCTTTCACCAGAGAAGAGATCCATTACACCATCGGGTCCCACTGGGACCAGCGCTATATGAAACAGATCGAGGGTGAATATTACGTTCTCCCCCGGCTGTGGTCTGTCCAGTCCAAGGAGTGGAGACCCTATTCGGTGTGGTCCTGGAAAAAGAAACCCTATTCGAAATACTGTGCCGGGTGCCACACGACTTACATTGATCCGGTGAACCGCACCATAGGCGATGAAGGTATAGGGTGTGAGGCGTGTCACGGTCCCGGAGGGAAACACGTTGATGGCGAGGGGAGCGTGGATAGCATCGTCAACCCAGCCAAACTGAGCATTGA of the bacterium genome contains:
- a CDS encoding TlpA disulfide reductase family protein, with the protein product MRTIFLSISLLFFAAVPGFCSDVVKPQETRDSSSNGYVSKPVAAFETVTTKGDLLSSQAHGARALLISLWGLNCGSCLDEMKVLEPFYREFKDQGLKIWAVNTEDIGGKEIEEGLRNKGIEVSYDLIPDPGLEITKLFTSWFIPVTLIVDSEGIVQYYKVGFNEADVEKIKAMVGSFLVR
- a CDS encoding multiheme c-type cytochrome, whose amino-acid sequence is MIPVNVLADGPAVNAKAGKVVAGFTIKPEGPDGNRYLGSEGCIPCHESEYKGWTKTFHSTAVQDAKADPDAILADFSQGELPFTREEIHYTIGSHWDQRYMKQIEGEYYVLPRLWSVQSKEWRPYSVWSWKKKPYSKYCAGCHTTYIDPVNRTIGDEGIGCEACHGPGGKHVDGEGSVDSIVNPAKLSIEKGNMICASCHVRGTDKSEEYYYPIGFVPGDDLTKYYTPLEMKPDEEIRGAISRLYRDWKEGKLNSARARCEVCGIGGTEGQEYEEKRNDVLDFCFSCHNFRTKMQLHTHHPNDVTQVCTDCHVPKAKSLKDSLEGDIHSYSYFTIHNDNCYDKEIEKACVVCHTEEKGGLPWAIDVIQGWKKPIYVDH